Part of the Deinococcus radiopugnans ATCC 19172 genome, CATGACACGGCAAACCAGGGAACGCGCCCCGGTGGTCACGCTGACCGTCGGCCCGGGGGAGAACGGGCCCACCCTCAGCCTGCGGCTCGACGAGAAACGGGGACGCGGCAGCATGGCGCACGTTCACGTGGAGCGCCAGGGCAGCAAGCAGCAGGCCATTGACCTGCTCGTCGAACGTGCCCGGGGCTGGAACGATCAGGACCGCCGGGTCATCCGGGGCAAGGCCCACAAACTGCTGTGGAGCGCCGACTGGCTTGCGGTGTAGGCCGGGCCGGGTAGAAGGTGCTGCGCAGGAACCCGGAATGGGTGCCCACGTCGGGGAAACCATCCACGCCACAGAGCATCAGTGCACAGTTGAGCGACCGCAACGCCGCCCCACAGGCGGTCTGGAGCCTCCACCGTGCCACGATCCGCTCTGGCACGGACCTGATATGGACTCCGATTGAATTGTCCGCCAAGACGGTGGAAACCCGAGCGAGACTCGCAGCGCGGCGCCCGCAGACGTAGAACGCTTCGCATCAGACTTGAAAAGCTGCGGAGCAGAGGAAGAGTGTCCTCCCTGCGGGCGGTGACCTGCCTGCGGGCGGTGACCTGTCCTGGGCGTCTATTCAGGACGACCGCGAGCAGGAGCGGAATGGGTCTCAGGCATGGCGTGCAGACATCGGAGCGTTCCCGATTTGTCGACGAAACAGACGGCAGTCCGTATAAGTCGTCTTCAACTGGACCTTTCTGCAGCCCGGCCACGCCCCCGAGCCTGCAAGCGGGCGAACACGAACAGCCCCAGCGTGAGGCCTGCCAGCCAGAAGCCCAGCGGGGACACGTCCACGTCCTGAAGGGCGCCCAGCGCGCGGTTCGCCGCCGGGAAATGCTCCCCGGCCCACTGCGCCAGCGTGACGACGCCGATCACCAGGGCCACCAGGCCCGAGAGCCCCGTCACCCACAGGTTGTAGCCCCGCTTTACGCGAGGGTTATGAAGTGCCCAGCCGTAGGCGTGGGTCATGGCGACGCCGTTGAGGGTGTCCAGCAGCGTCATGCCCGCCGCGAAGAGCACGGGCAGCGACAGGATGCCCGCCCACCCCAGCCCCTGCTGCGCCGCGCTGCCCGCCAGGGCCAGCAGGGCGATCTCCGAGGCCGTGTCGAAGCCCAGGCCCATCAGGAAGCCCAGCGGCAGCACCTGCCACTGCCGGCCCACCAGCCGGGTCAGCGGCGCGATCAGCCGCGCGAGCAGGCCGTGCGAATGGGTGTGGTCCGCGTTCGTCCCGCTGCGGGCGATGCGGGCCGCCGTGGTCAGGTTCACGGCGGCGACCGTGACCAGATAAATCCCCGCCACAAAAGGGCCGACCCAGCCGCCGAAGGTCCCGATGCCCTCCTGCGCCCCCAACAAAGCCCTGCCGACGAAGGCCGCGACCAGCGCCAGCAGGAAGACCACCGTGGAATGCCCCAGGCTGAAAAACAGGCCCACGCCGTAGGCCGGACGGCCCAGGTTCAGCAGCTTGCGGATGGTGTTGTCGATTACCGCGATGTGGTCCGCGTCCCAGGCGTGGCGCAGCCCGAACAGGTAGGCGGTCAGGGCCACGCCCCACAGCAGCGGGGTCTGGCGCGCGGCGGGAACCAGCAGCAGCAGGGCCAGCGCGTGCAGGCCAAGAACGACGGCGAGGTAGGGCAGCCCCCGCCGGGCACTCTGGCGCACGGTCAGGGGAGTGGGGGCGTCCGGGGAGGGGAGGGGGTGCAGCATGCTTCTCCTGTGGGGCGGTCTTCAGGTTTTGCGTCCCTGGGGTGCGGGCGCACCGGTCAGGGCCAGCCGGGCCTCGTCCCAGAGGGCGTGCAGCGCGCCCGTTACGCTGATGGAGTCCGGGCCGAACGCCCGCGCCCAGGCCCCGTAGCCGCCGGGCAATTCGCTGGCCCCGCCCACCACGCCGGGCAGGCCCATCAGCCGGGCGTGCAGGCGGTCGGCCAGCGCCCCGGCGGGGGCCTGGCGGGTCACCACGTACAGGGTGGTCAGGGCGGCGTGTGGCCCGAGCTGTCCGGGCGAGTGCGGTGAGGCGGCCTGCGGCGCGAACTTGAGGCTGTCGGTGAACAGCAGCTCGCCCTGGGGGGTCCGCGCCTCCATCTGCGCGGCGTACAGCGCGTAGTCGTGGTGTTCGCCGTAGGCCACCCGCCCCGGCAGCAGCGTCTCGGCCACGATGGCCGTCGCGCCGGGGTGAAGCGTGAGGCAGGTGCGGGTGAAAAACCGCGAGTCGCGGAAGGGAATCACTGGATCGGGCAGGTACTCCAGAAAGCTCCCCTCGCCCGCCTCCAGATTCACGAGCTGGGTGGCGTAATTGCGCTCCATGCGGTAGAGCTTGGCCGCCGCCTGGGTGGTGACGTGTGCGCTGGCCCCCGGCGCGCACACCAGATCCAGCCGGGCGCGGTCCCCCTGCAAGGTGCCGCCGTGCGACAGGACGTACACGAACGCCGTCTCCGGGCGGTGCGAGTCCAGGTAGAAGGGCCGGAACACCTGAAGGGGAAACTGCTGGAAGTGATGCGTGAGGCGGGTGGCCCCGGCCAGCGGCGTGAAAGTCAGTTCGAGTAGCCCCACCTTGCCGGGCTGCCCCACCCCCAGGCCCTCGACCGGGGTGCCCAGCGCCGCGAACTCGGCGGGCAGATCGGCGGGGGTGTAGTGCGCGGGGTCCGTGCGCCCGCCCGGCACGTGCGGGCGCGGCGGGGCGGCGGTCACGCGGGCTGCGCCCGCACCGCGCGGCTGGTGATGTAGCTCAGCACATCGTTCAGGCCCTCGCCGGACATGCAGTTGGTGAAGATGAAGGGCCGCTCGCCCCGGAAGCGCCGGGTGTCGCGCTCCATCACCTCCAGGCTGGCGTGGACGTAGGGGGCCAGGTCCGTCTTGTTGATGACCAGCAGGTCCGACTGGAGGACGCCGGGGCCGCGCTTGCGGGGGATCTTGTCGCCCTGCGCCACGTCGATCACGAAGATGAACTCGTCGACCAGCGCCCGGCTGAAGGTCAGCGTGAGGTTGTCGCCGCCGCTCTCGACCAGCACCACGTCCGCGTCGGGAAAGCGCTCGGTGAGTTCCTCAATGGCCGCGAGGTTCATGGTGGGATCGTCGCGCACCGCCGTGTGCGGGCAGGCCCCGGTCTCGACGCCCACCACCCGCTCGGGGTCCAGCACGCCCGAGAGCGTCCGGCGCACATGCTCGGCGTCCTCCTGCGTGAAGATGTCGTTGGTAACCACCAGCGGGCGGTGGCCGGCCTCGATCAGGCGGGGCACCAGGGCCTCGATCAGGGCCGTCTTGCCGGACCCCACCGGCCCCCCGATGCCCAGGCGAAACACGTCTTTTTGCAGCATTTGAACTCCTTGGATGGATGTGGTCTGGGCTGGTGCGGCGCTCAGTTGATGAACAGGCGGGTGTCGGCGCGCTCGTGGTGGGCGGCCAGCACGTCGGTCAGTGGCAGGCTGGAGGCGATCTCGCGCACGGAGCGGTTCACGTTGGCGGCCACCACGTCCACGATCACCGGTTTCAGCCCGTGCAGCACCCGCTGCGCCTCGCGGTGGTCAATTAAAGTCAGGCGGATGGCCGCGCTGACGCAGCCCGCGCTGAAAGCGTACAGCTCGCCGGCCAGGGCGTGTTCGCGCGAGACACCCAGCGCCGCCTTCGCCAGCCCCAGGGCCACCGCGTGGTTGCCGGGCAACTCCCCGCGCTTGACCCGCGCCGCGTGCTCAGCCAGCACCGGGTGGCTGAACAGCGTGTTCGCCAGCCCCAGAAACTGCTTGCCGGTGCGCACCGAGGCCGAGCGGGCCTCGCGGGCCAGCTTGGTGGCCGTCAGGCGCAGGTCCGCCTCGGCGGCCAGGCCAGGATCGTCAGTCCACACCGCCTGATGTGCGCCCACCAGCGCCACGCCGTCCGCCGGCCCCACGCCGTGACGCAGCAGGTCGGTGATCAGGGCTTCCAGTTCCCCGCCGCCCACCGCCCCCTGTCCGCCGCCCAGCAGCCCCGCCTGCGCGTAGGCTTCCAGGCCGTGCGACAGGGTGTACAGCCCGCTGGGAAAGGCCGAGTCCGTGAGTTGCAGGCTGCCCAGGAACGGGAGCAGGTCTTCGGTCATGCTCTTTCCACAGCAGCCCTCACAGCAGGTAGTAGAGCTGGTTGAGGGGCAGCTTCTGGGCCGGTTCCAGGAAGGCGGGTTCGCCGTCCACGGTGACCCGGTGCGTCTCGGGGTCCACCTCGATCCGGGGCATGCGGTCGTTGCGAACCATATCGCGCTTTTGCACGGTGCGGCAGTTCCTGACCTCCTGAATGCGCCGCTCCAGCCCCAGGCGCGCGGGCAGGCCCAGGTCAATCGCGGCGCGCGGCAGGAAGGTGACGCAGGTCCCCGAGAGCGCCCGGCCCAGGGTGCCGTAGGTCGGGCGGTGGATCACCGGCTGCGGCGTGGTGACCGACGCGCCGGGATCGCCCATCAACGCGAAGTTGATCATGCCGCCCTTGACCACCAGCGAGGGCTTGGTGCCGAACCACGCCACGTCCCACAGCACGATGTCCGCGAGTTTGCCCGTCTCCAGCGAGCCGATCTCGTGGGCCAGCCCGTGCGTGAGCGCCGGGTTGATGGTCAGTTTGGCGAGGTAGCGCAGCACCCGGAAGTTGTCGTGATCCGGCGAGTCTTCCGGCAGTTTGCCGCGCGTCACCTTGCAGTGGTGCGCCAGCTGGAAGGTGCGCTGGCAGACCTCGCCCACCCGCCCCATCGCGTGGGCGTCCGAGGACATCATGCTGATCACGCCGAGGTCCTGAAGCACCATCTCCGCCCCGAGCGTCTCGGCGCGCACCCGGCTCTCGGCCAGCGCCATCGCCTCGGGCGAGTCGGGATCGACGTTGTGGGCCGCGACGATCATCTCCACCAGCTCCGAGGTGCTGTTGACCGTGAAGGGCACAGTTGCCGTGATCGAGGACGGCAGAACGTTCGGCAGGCTGGCGATCTTGATGATGTCGGGCGCGTGCCCCCCACCGGCCCCCTCGGTGTGGTAGGTGTGCAGCGTGCGGCCCCCGATGGCGGCGATGGTGTCGTCCACGAAGCCGGTCTCGTTCATGGTGTCGGCGTGCAACGCCACCTGCACCCCGTACTCGTCGGCTACCGTCAGCGCGCAGTCCAGCGCCGAGGTGGTCGAGCCCCAGTCTTCGTGCACCTTGAGCACCGCCGCGCCCGCCTCGATCTGCTCGACGAGGGCGGCGGGGTGGCTGCTGTTGCCCTTGGCCGAGATCACCATGTTGACGGGCATCCGCTCGAACGCTTGCAGCATCCGCGCCAGGTTCCACGGGCCGGGGGTGCAGGTGGTGCCCAGGCTGCCGGTCGCCGGGCCGGTGCCGCCGCCGATGAAGGTGGTGGTGCCGTTGGCGAGCGCGAAGTAGGCGTGTTCGGGGGTGGTGTAGTGGACGTGGGGGTCGATCACCCCCGCCGTGGCGATCATGTGCGTGCCGTCGATGACCTCGGTGCCGGTGCCCACCACCAGATGGGCGTCCACCCCGTCCATGATGGCGGGATTGCCAGCCTTGCCGACCCCGGCGATGCGCCCGTTCTTGATGCCGATGTCGGCCTTGACGACGCCCAGTACCGGGTCCAGCACGATGGCGTTGATGATCACGAGGTCGAGGACGCCCTCGGCGCTGGTCAGGCCGGGCATCATCCCCATGCCGTCGCGCACGTTCTTGGACGTGCCGATGGTCAGTTCATCGCCGCCCACGGTGAAGTCGCGCTCGATCTCACAGATGAGTTCGGTGTCGGCCAGCCGGAAGCGGTCGCCGACGGTGGGGCCGAACTGGGTGGCGTAGTGTTGCCGGGAAACCTGAACCATCACCAAAGCCTCTGGGAAGCCCCGGGCTTCAGACCTGGGGAGGGAAAGAGGCGAGCGCCAGGGGCGCTCTTAACAGCGGTAGCCATAGCCATCTCCTTTGTGCAGGGTGGTGCAAAAGCGGTGGTGGAGGCCGTCCACCTGCGGCAGTCTAAAGCTGCCGGTGGCCCGCACCGACACGCGGCCGGTGTAGGTGCCGGTCTTTTTGCCGCCCACGACGACGGCCCGGACGATGTCGCCGGTTTGAAAACCGAAGAAGCGTTTCTGCCGGGTGCGGTGCCGGTTCGGAAACCCGAACCGGTCGGTGCCGCACCTCTGCCGGTTGCCGCGTCCCATGGCGGTGATCATCAGCGGCCTGTGAGTTTCGATTTGAACGTGTGCTCCGCCGTCCCCGACACAGGCCGCGTCAATCCAGTGGGCTTTGTCAAAGCCCTGGGAAGTGCGGTTGAACGAGGTCTGCGCCCCGTCGCCGGTGGAGACCGGAAGGCCGAGTCTGTTCAGTTCGTCCAGCAGCCGCAGTTTGGTGGCGTTGACGGCGGCCGCGTCCTGAAGACTGGTTTGTTGCTGCATCTTGATGTTCTGGAGCAGCGCAGGTTTTTTGGCCAGGAAGTCTTCGGCGGTTCTGGTGCTCTTCTTGAGGTTGCACGCGGTACACGACCACACCAGGTTGGACACGTTGTCGGTGCCGCCCCGGGACTTCGGCGTCAGGTGTTCGACCTCTTCGCCCTTCTTGCCGCAGTAGGCGCAGAGGTTGTTCCACTTGTGCCGCAGGTAGGCGCGGACCTCGGTGCCGTGGAGGGTGCCTTTCTGGTAGCCCTGCCCTCTTACGGCCGGGTTGATGATTTTGTGCGTGTCGAAGCTGACCAATTCCATGGCGATAGACGACAGCGGGGCAAAGCGGCCCAGCCGCCTGGCCCAGGACAGCGTGGTCAGCACCCGGTGCATTAACGACGGGGGCAACCAGCCCTCTGGTCGGATGCGGTTGAGGAAGCGGGCAGGGCGGTGACGCAGTTTGCGGTTTCGCCGGGAGGCCCGCTGAGCCCGCCGGGTCAGCAGTTTCAGTTTGATCGCGAGCCCCCGGTGGGCCAGTTCGGCACCCCAGATGCACTTCTCGCCGGTCTCGCCGGAGAGAACCAGAGCGAGGCCGGTGGTCTTTGAACCGGGATCGAGTTTCAGGGCCAGCGGTTGAGCCGCCGAAGGCGACTCGGCCCCCAGGATGATGGTGAAGGGATAACGGCGGAACACCGCAGCCCGGCCCGCTTCGAGGAGCTTGCGGGCCCGTTTCGGGGTGCAGGGCATCAGTGGACTGTGGTCGGGGTTGAGGACGAAGACGCGGTTGGACATTTGTGGTTCCTTGCACTTACGTGCCGTGTGAAGGTCGCCTGGAGGGGAACATCGGGTTTGTTGCTGTGCATTCAGGGGCGTGGAAGAACCCGGTCCAGCTTTCTTTGTTTGCAGACACATGGCTCAGAACTGGCGAGGCATTCGGAGGTGTGATGGCCTGATGATCGTCTACTTCTAGGGAAGTCCTCGGGTAAGGAAGGGCTTTTAAATCGC contains:
- a CDS encoding HoxN/HupN/NixA family nickel/cobalt transporter gives rise to the protein MLHPLPSPDAPTPLTVRQSARRGLPYLAVVLGLHALALLLLVPAARQTPLLWGVALTAYLFGLRHAWDADHIAVIDNTIRKLLNLGRPAYGVGLFFSLGHSTVVFLLALVAAFVGRALLGAQEGIGTFGGWVGPFVAGIYLVTVAAVNLTTAARIARSGTNADHTHSHGLLARLIAPLTRLVGRQWQVLPLGFLMGLGFDTASEIALLALAGSAAQQGLGWAGILSLPVLFAAGMTLLDTLNGVAMTHAYGWALHNPRVKRGYNLWVTGLSGLVALVIGVVTLAQWAGEHFPAANRALGALQDVDVSPLGFWLAGLTLGLFVFARLQARGRGRAAERSS
- a CDS encoding urease accessory protein UreD; this encodes MTAAPPRPHVPGGRTDPAHYTPADLPAEFAALGTPVEGLGVGQPGKVGLLELTFTPLAGATRLTHHFQQFPLQVFRPFYLDSHRPETAFVYVLSHGGTLQGDRARLDLVCAPGASAHVTTQAAAKLYRMERNYATQLVNLEAGEGSFLEYLPDPVIPFRDSRFFTRTCLTLHPGATAIVAETLLPGRVAYGEHHDYALYAAQMEARTPQGELLFTDSLKFAPQAASPHSPGQLGPHAALTTLYVVTRQAPAGALADRLHARLMGLPGVVGGASELPGGYGAWARAFGPDSISVTGALHALWDEARLALTGAPAPQGRKT
- the ureG gene encoding urease accessory protein UreG, producing the protein MLQKDVFRLGIGGPVGSGKTALIEALVPRLIEAGHRPLVVTNDIFTQEDAEHVRRTLSGVLDPERVVGVETGACPHTAVRDDPTMNLAAIEELTERFPDADVVLVESGGDNLTLTFSRALVDEFIFVIDVAQGDKIPRKRGPGVLQSDLLVINKTDLAPYVHASLEVMERDTRRFRGERPFIFTNCMSGEGLNDVLSYITSRAVRAQPA
- a CDS encoding urease accessory protein UreF, which translates into the protein MTEDLLPFLGSLQLTDSAFPSGLYTLSHGLEAYAQAGLLGGGQGAVGGGELEALITDLLRHGVGPADGVALVGAHQAVWTDDPGLAAEADLRLTATKLAREARSASVRTGKQFLGLANTLFSHPVLAEHAARVKRGELPGNHAVALGLAKAALGVSREHALAGELYAFSAGCVSAAIRLTLIDHREAQRVLHGLKPVIVDVVAANVNRSVREIASSLPLTDVLAAHHERADTRLFIN
- the ureC gene encoding urease subunit alpha; the encoded protein is MVQVSRQHYATQFGPTVGDRFRLADTELICEIERDFTVGGDELTIGTSKNVRDGMGMMPGLTSAEGVLDLVIINAIVLDPVLGVVKADIGIKNGRIAGVGKAGNPAIMDGVDAHLVVGTGTEVIDGTHMIATAGVIDPHVHYTTPEHAYFALANGTTTFIGGGTGPATGSLGTTCTPGPWNLARMLQAFERMPVNMVISAKGNSSHPAALVEQIEAGAAVLKVHEDWGSTTSALDCALTVADEYGVQVALHADTMNETGFVDDTIAAIGGRTLHTYHTEGAGGGHAPDIIKIASLPNVLPSSITATVPFTVNSTSELVEMIVAAHNVDPDSPEAMALAESRVRAETLGAEMVLQDLGVISMMSSDAHAMGRVGEVCQRTFQLAHHCKVTRGKLPEDSPDHDNFRVLRYLAKLTINPALTHGLAHEIGSLETGKLADIVLWDVAWFGTKPSLVVKGGMINFALMGDPGASVTTPQPVIHRPTYGTLGRALSGTCVTFLPRAAIDLGLPARLGLERRIQEVRNCRTVQKRDMVRNDRMPRIEVDPETHRVTVDGEPAFLEPAQKLPLNQLYYLL
- the iscB gene encoding RNA-guided endonuclease IscB, coding for MSNRVFVLNPDHSPLMPCTPKRARKLLEAGRAAVFRRYPFTIILGAESPSAAQPLALKLDPGSKTTGLALVLSGETGEKCIWGAELAHRGLAIKLKLLTRRAQRASRRNRKLRHRPARFLNRIRPEGWLPPSLMHRVLTTLSWARRLGRFAPLSSIAMELVSFDTHKIINPAVRGQGYQKGTLHGTEVRAYLRHKWNNLCAYCGKKGEEVEHLTPKSRGGTDNVSNLVWSCTACNLKKSTRTAEDFLAKKPALLQNIKMQQQTSLQDAAAVNATKLRLLDELNRLGLPVSTGDGAQTSFNRTSQGFDKAHWIDAACVGDGGAHVQIETHRPLMITAMGRGNRQRCGTDRFGFPNRHRTRQKRFFGFQTGDIVRAVVVGGKKTGTYTGRVSVRATGSFRLPQVDGLHHRFCTTLHKGDGYGYRC